A single genomic interval of Lacrimispora sphenoides JCM 1415 harbors:
- a CDS encoding MerR family transcriptional regulator, with translation MLKIGDFSALSKISIFMLRHYNEIGLLIPVYVDEFTGYRYYSEEQLPIANRIQALKNMGFGLSIIKDILSEYNNEDSLKRYLTLQAAQKQEEIEIMQKQLLLLQTTIKGLNKSSSLSRFNIAIKEIPKRNVISYRSTIAAYNQEGILWKELSENIEEQNIQFANPSYNIAIFHNEGFVEHEIDVEVQRAVVGNYRSTDIVKFKNVPVITAATLTYKGGYIQLVEANEAIANWISENGYEFDGPIFNIYHVSPETEPDPANLITEVCFPIRSK, from the coding sequence ATGCTTAAAATTGGAGATTTTTCAGCATTATCAAAGATAAGTATTTTTATGCTCCGGCACTACAATGAAATAGGATTGCTCATTCCGGTATATGTTGATGAGTTTACAGGTTACCGCTATTACAGCGAAGAACAGCTCCCTATTGCCAATCGCATACAGGCGCTAAAAAATATGGGGTTTGGGTTATCCATTATTAAGGATATCCTATCGGAGTACAATAATGAGGATAGCCTAAAACGATATTTGACTCTTCAAGCCGCTCAAAAACAAGAAGAAATTGAGATAATGCAAAAGCAATTACTGTTGCTTCAAACAACTATAAAGGGTCTTAACAAGAGTTCCTCACTTTCCAGATTTAACATAGCAATTAAGGAAATTCCTAAAAGAAATGTCATAAGTTATCGCAGTACAATTGCCGCATACAATCAGGAGGGTATTTTGTGGAAGGAATTGTCGGAGAATATTGAGGAACAAAACATACAGTTTGCTAATCCAAGCTACAACATTGCAATCTTCCATAATGAAGGATTTGTAGAACATGAAATTGATGTAGAAGTTCAGAGAGCTGTTGTTGGAAATTATAGAAGTACAGATATTGTAAAATTCAAAAACGTTCCTGTGATTACCGCCGCGACATTAACTTACAAGGGTGGTTACATTCAACTTGTCGAAGCAAATGAAGCAATTGCAAATTGGATTTCAGAAAATGGTTATGAATTTGATGGTCCAATCTTCAATATCTATCATGTCTCTCCTGAAACTGAACCTGACCCGGCCAATCTGATTACAGAAGTATGTTTCCCAATTAGAAGCAAATAG
- a CDS encoding TOBE domain-containing protein yields the protein MKLSARNQFKGKVVGIETGAVNAIVTIDIGGGNIVSSTVSMAAVKDLELEVGKDAYAIIKATSVMVGID from the coding sequence ATGAAACTCAGTGCAAGAAATCAGTTTAAGGGAAAAGTTGTAGGAATTGAAACAGGTGCGGTAAACGCCATTGTAACCATTGATATCGGCGGCGGCAATATCGTATCGTCCACAGTTTCCATGGCGGCGGTGAAGGACTTAGAACTGGAAGTCGGAAAGGATGCCTATGCCATCATTAAAGCGACTTCTGTAATGGTTGGGATTGATTAA
- the modA gene encoding molybdate ABC transporter substrate-binding protein: MKQGKKLLAVMLAAMFAAGTVAGCGSTGTKATQADQTTAAEDTSKAEETTKAEETTEAKAEKEDLYVFIAASLKNAMEKIKETYEKDHPNVNIIYNADSSGTLQTQIEEGAQCDIFFSAATKQMDALKDGGFVVDGSISNLLENKIVLIKPKDGKTEVTGFDNITKASSLALAGEDVPVGQYARKLFTNLGTLDQVMKMEINEGANVTAVLTAVAEGSNEVGVVYATDAASMADKVEIIAEADNTMIDPAVYPVGLIIDNEASEGQAKAAADFKEFLVNDEGVMKLFTDAGFAKSSK, translated from the coding sequence ATGAAACAAGGAAAGAAATTACTGGCAGTAATGTTGGCAGCAATGTTTGCTGCCGGTACGGTTGCGGGGTGCGGTTCAACCGGTACAAAGGCTACGCAGGCGGATCAGACAACTGCAGCGGAGGATACCAGTAAAGCTGAGGAAACTACGAAGGCAGAAGAAACCACCGAGGCAAAGGCAGAGAAGGAAGACCTTTATGTCTTTATTGCAGCCAGCTTAAAAAACGCAATGGAAAAGATCAAGGAAACTTATGAAAAAGATCATCCAAATGTAAACATAATATACAATGCAGACAGCTCAGGCACTCTTCAGACTCAGATCGAAGAAGGCGCCCAGTGTGACATTTTCTTTTCTGCGGCAACAAAGCAGATGGATGCGTTAAAGGATGGCGGATTTGTAGTAGACGGCTCCATCAGCAACCTTCTTGAGAATAAGATTGTTCTCATTAAGCCAAAGGATGGGAAAACTGAAGTAACCGGCTTTGACAATATTACTAAGGCATCAAGCCTTGCTCTCGCAGGAGAGGATGTGCCTGTAGGCCAGTATGCAAGAAAGCTGTTCACCAATCTGGGAACCCTTGATCAGGTAATGAAGATGGAAATTAACGAAGGCGCCAATGTTACTGCTGTTCTGACAGCTGTTGCAGAAGGAAGCAACGAAGTTGGAGTTGTTTATGCAACTGATGCGGCTTCTATGGCGGACAAGGTTGAAATCATTGCTGAAGCAGATAATACCATGATCGATCCTGCTGTTTATCCGGTAGGCCTGATCATTGACAATGAGGCATCAGAAGGGCAGGCAAAGGCAGCCGCTGATTTTAAAGAGTTTCTGGTAAACGATGAAGGGGTTATGAAGCTGTTTACGGATGCCGGATTCGCAAAATCTTCTAAATAA
- the modB gene encoding molybdate ABC transporter permease subunit, translated as MLELMKTIDWSPLFISFKTGILATVLTFFLGISAARLIMKLNNTAKSIVDGILTLPLVLPPTVAGFFLLLIFSLRRPFGKFLFEEFNIKMVQTWPGCVIAAFVIAFPLMYRNARAAFEQVDVDMIHAGRTLGLSERKIFWKIIVPIAAPGLASGTVLAFARAIGEYGATAMLAGNILGKTRTVSVAIASEVAAGNWDTAGFWVCVIVILSFFIVAVINYISGKNMKHVNRWI; from the coding sequence ATGCTTGAACTGATGAAAACAATAGATTGGAGTCCCCTTTTTATTTCTTTTAAAACGGGGATTCTGGCAACGGTGCTGACATTTTTTCTGGGGATAAGCGCCGCAAGGCTGATTATGAAGCTGAACAACACGGCAAAATCCATTGTAGATGGTATCTTAACATTGCCATTGGTACTCCCGCCTACTGTGGCCGGGTTCTTTCTTCTGTTGATCTTCAGCCTTCGGAGACCCTTCGGCAAATTTCTTTTTGAGGAATTTAATATAAAGATGGTACAGACATGGCCAGGCTGTGTCATAGCTGCTTTTGTTATCGCATTTCCCTTGATGTACCGGAATGCGAGGGCAGCTTTTGAGCAGGTGGACGTTGACATGATCCATGCGGGAAGGACCCTGGGGCTGTCGGAGAGGAAGATTTTCTGGAAAATCATCGTTCCCATTGCAGCTCCTGGGCTGGCTTCCGGAACCGTACTCGCCTTTGCCAGAGCCATCGGAGAATACGGGGCGACCGCCATGCTGGCAGGAAACATCCTGGGAAAGACCAGAACGGTTTCCGTTGCAATTGCTTCCGAAGTTGCGGCAGGAAACTGGGATACGGCTGGATTCTGGGTATGTGTCATTGTAATCTTGTCTTTTTTTATTGTTGCTGTTATAAATTATATATCCGGAAAAAATATGAAACATGTGAACAGGTGGATTTAA
- a CDS encoding helix-turn-helix transcriptional regulator, producing the protein MEKIYTTQEVADQLKIKKSTVYELIKRGELRANKVGKQIRISQEQLDEYLKVPNCSSFQADEPLPGIMDIPLFTADSAIRQMDYLLNASGLIISSQESRVVELLRSQLSLRPDSLPILHSYMNEYNSLYSLYYEKTHMALTSFCTSREGQEIQQIQSLLPGKEAVIIHICSLQAGFYIRKGNPKGIHTLKDICRPDIRFINREKGNGYRIYLDSSLSAQSIEKTDIPGYKKECLSHMSAANAVASGAADAGIGDISHLAAYPQLDYIPLSSASMDLVFSKEVLNHPAFQRIADTISSQEFKNSLLPFKGYEIGKTGNCTFVNR; encoded by the coding sequence ATGGAAAAAATATATACCACCCAGGAAGTCGCCGATCAGCTTAAAATCAAAAAATCTACTGTTTATGAATTGATAAAAAGAGGAGAATTAAGGGCAAATAAGGTAGGCAAGCAGATAAGGATCAGCCAGGAACAGCTGGATGAATACTTAAAGGTTCCAAACTGCAGCTCTTTCCAGGCAGATGAGCCTCTTCCCGGGATCATGGATATCCCTCTGTTTACCGCTGATTCCGCGATCCGGCAGATGGATTACCTTCTTAACGCCAGCGGCCTGATCATAAGCAGTCAGGAATCCAGAGTTGTGGAATTGCTTCGCAGTCAGCTGAGCCTGCGTCCGGACAGCCTTCCCATCCTGCATTCCTATATGAATGAATATAACAGCCTGTATTCCCTGTACTATGAAAAGACCCATATGGCCCTCACCTCTTTCTGCACCAGCCGGGAAGGACAGGAAATCCAGCAGATCCAAAGCCTGCTGCCAGGAAAGGAAGCAGTAATCATCCATATCTGCAGCCTTCAGGCAGGTTTTTATATCAGAAAAGGAAATCCAAAGGGCATACACACCTTAAAGGATATATGCCGGCCGGATATCCGGTTCATAAACAGGGAGAAAGGAAACGGGTACCGGATCTATCTGGACTCCAGCCTTTCAGCCCAAAGCATTGAAAAAACCGATATTCCCGGATACAAGAAAGAATGCCTCTCCCATATGTCAGCCGCAAATGCAGTCGCATCGGGAGCCGCTGATGCGGGCATCGGCGATATCTCCCACCTGGCTGCATACCCGCAGCTTGATTATATCCCGTTGTCCTCTGCCTCCATGGACTTAGTCTTTTCTAAAGAAGTCCTGAACCATCCGGCCTTTCAAAGGATTGCCGATACGATAAGTTCCCAGGAATTTAAAAACAGTCTCCTTCCATTTAAGGGATATGAAATTGGTAAGACAGGTAATTGTACATTTGTGAATCGCTGA
- a CDS encoding ABC transporter ATP-binding protein, with product MEAISVSNLSKEYASGKMALDNVSITVSTGEIFSLLGPNGAGKTTLINILTTFLKPTSGRVSVLGHDAITEQKFVRADISCVAQKVSIDDHLSLRENMLFQSRLHKLDRMTANKRMDALIDTFSLKEYEKYRVTAYSGGVKRRLDIAMSMMSYPKILFLDEPTVGMDIESRKAMWEVVKTIKTQFGTTVFLTTHYLEEADMLSDTVCIMKEGHELVQDTPEHLREHTRKNIVRIDLDDPERQQELAAQISALPFVKGIRKEQNTIYANTYDAKKDFYALNQFMSDKRIHYSAIGVVTPSLDDIFLSLTQKNDGSVRNANL from the coding sequence TTGGAGGCTATTTCAGTTAGTAATCTATCAAAAGAATACGCAAGCGGTAAAATGGCGCTTGACAATGTAAGCATTACAGTTTCAACAGGAGAAATATTTTCTTTGCTGGGGCCGAATGGAGCGGGTAAAACGACATTAATTAATATCCTGACAACGTTTCTGAAACCTACAAGCGGGCGGGTATCGGTTCTAGGTCATGATGCAATTACAGAGCAGAAATTTGTTAGAGCTGATATTTCCTGCGTTGCTCAAAAGGTATCCATTGACGATCACTTGTCCCTGCGGGAAAACATGCTGTTCCAAAGCCGACTTCACAAGCTGGACAGAATGACTGCAAACAAGCGCATGGACGCTCTTATTGACACATTTAGCTTAAAAGAATATGAAAAGTACAGGGTAACAGCATATTCCGGAGGTGTAAAACGGCGTTTGGATATTGCCATGAGTATGATGTCATATCCCAAGATTCTATTCCTTGACGAACCAACTGTAGGAATGGATATTGAATCACGTAAAGCCATGTGGGAAGTCGTTAAAACAATCAAAACCCAGTTTGGCACAACCGTTTTTCTGACAACTCATTATTTAGAAGAAGCCGATATGTTAAGTGATACGGTATGTATTATGAAGGAAGGGCATGAACTGGTGCAGGATACACCGGAACATTTACGAGAACATACCCGCAAAAATATTGTTCGTATTGATTTGGATGATCCAGAAAGGCAACAGGAATTAGCAGCGCAGATTTCAGCCCTGCCATTTGTGAAAGGAATACGAAAAGAGCAGAATACCATTTATGCAAATACGTATGACGCCAAAAAGGACTTTTACGCTCTGAATCAATTCATGTCAGATAAACGAATTCATTACTCCGCAATTGGAGTTGTAACACCCAGCCTTGATGATATCTTTCTGTCTCTTACACAAAAAAATGATGGGAGCGTTCGAAATGCAAACTTATAA
- a CDS encoding sulfate/molybdate ABC transporter ATP-binding protein, whose amino-acid sequence MALQVNIRKKFSGFELNVEFETEAGCMGILGASGCGKSMTLKCVAGIEKPDQGRIVLNGKVLFDSEKGINLPARERRTGYLFQNYALFPTMTVEENLSIVIPGKKRDKLPLVAEQLRRFQLEGLEKRYPSQLSGGQQQRVALARMLLYKPDIIMLDEPFSALDGFLKDTLQMEMLELIREYNGDVLMVSHSRDEIYKFCDHMMLLSEGKTILKGCTKDIFRRPERMEAAKLTGCKNISSIEKISDYELYACEWKIKLKTEEKIGDSVRYVGIRGHNLIPVQERSEENVMGIELAGFADTPFQRQYLFQNSDDKTSSKIWWVQDKMDFEEGKLQNIPPFIKFPKEDLLLLL is encoded by the coding sequence ATGGCATTGCAGGTAAACATCCGAAAAAAGTTTTCAGGATTTGAATTAAATGTGGAATTTGAAACTGAGGCTGGCTGCATGGGGATCTTAGGAGCCTCAGGCTGCGGGAAAAGCATGACTTTAAAATGTGTGGCAGGAATTGAAAAACCGGATCAAGGCCGGATCGTTTTAAACGGGAAGGTATTGTTTGATTCGGAAAAGGGGATCAATCTGCCTGCCAGAGAACGCCGTACCGGCTACCTGTTTCAGAACTATGCCCTGTTTCCCACCATGACGGTAGAAGAAAACTTAAGTATCGTGATTCCGGGAAAAAAACGGGATAAGCTTCCCCTTGTCGCTGAACAGCTAAGGCGCTTTCAGCTGGAAGGCCTGGAAAAAAGATATCCCTCCCAGCTGTCGGGAGGGCAGCAGCAAAGAGTGGCCCTTGCCCGCATGCTTTTATACAAGCCGGATATTATTATGTTAGATGAGCCGTTTTCTGCATTGGATGGCTTTTTAAAGGATACGCTTCAGATGGAAATGCTGGAACTGATCAGGGAATATAACGGCGATGTACTCATGGTATCCCATTCCAGAGATGAAATCTACAAATTCTGTGATCATATGATGCTCCTTTCAGAAGGAAAAACCATATTAAAAGGCTGCACAAAAGATATTTTCCGCAGACCGGAAAGAATGGAAGCAGCAAAGCTGACCGGCTGCAAAAATATATCATCCATAGAGAAAATAAGTGATTATGAGCTTTATGCCTGTGAATGGAAGATAAAGCTTAAAACAGAGGAGAAAATCGGAGATTCCGTCAGGTACGTAGGAATCCGGGGCCATAACCTGATTCCGGTTCAGGAACGGTCGGAGGAAAATGTCATGGGAATTGAATTGGCTGGGTTTGCCGATACGCCTTTCCAAAGGCAGTACCTGTTCCAGAACTCAGACGATAAAACCTCCTCAAAGATCTGGTGGGTCCAGGATAAAATGGACTTTGAGGAAGGAAAGCTTCAAAATATTCCGCCATTTATTAAGTTTCCCAAGGAAGACCTCCTGCTTTTGCTTTAG